The DNA sequence GCTCTACGATTGTAGAACTGCATGAACGTGTAGAACATCTGGAGAATTGGGTTGCTCGTGATGGCAGCAATCCGCCTTTTGGTGAGCTTTCATTGGAAGAAATTGAATTACTTCCTCCAGGTGCAACAGATGGTGCTGAGCCAGACGAGGAGTTGCTGGAAGATTATATGGGTAACTATGGCCCGACGCTAGACCTCATCTATCGATTTGCCGCCCTTGTTGTATGGCCAAAGGGGATGACAGTGGAAATCGTAGCAAAAGGGGGAATCAAAAATGCAGTGTCCTGGGTGGCTATGCAACTCAATCATATCAGCGATGCCGAAATGCGTCTGCTGCTATCCAAGTTGACAGACCTGTGGCCGGAGGATAGAAACACATATCACGATCGTAACCTGCCTGAAATGCTTCGGCTTCTCGGTGCAACAGAGCATGCAGACATCGCAAAGGACTTTCTCAATCGGGTCGTTGTAAACCATTACGACGGCAGGGAGAACGAGACTCTCACCCATCTAATGCCCGTGGTTGGTCCCGAGTGGGCCAAGGAGTTTTTGCCAAAGATTGTAGAAAAATGGATGCCGGAGCACCCCAAGGAGATTCTTTTCCTAATGACTCTGGTCGATGAGAATTTAGGCCAAGCCGAATCAAAATGGCGTAGCGTGGGGCGAGACATGATACGATCAGCCGTTACCAATCTTCGTGCTGTTCTAGAAGAGAATACAAAAATCCGTGAAAAAGAGCAAGCTTATCAGCGTTTACACAAGGAGATATTTGAACATTTCGGCTCCGAATCCGAGAACGAACAATTGCTGGATGGTTCGACAATCCGCGATTTTTTCAAACTTGCTCTGAGCCTGAATATGCCTCAAGAGTCCGCCCAGGCTGCGGTCATCATTGCGGATTTTCCGAAGGCAGTTACGCCGGACCGGATGTTGCCCGAAGTTCTGGAAGATTTGTGTAAAATCGGGCAGGTTACCGACACACAAGCTTACAGATTACTATGGCGGCAATCGACTGACTTTTTGCTCCAGCGCAGTAGTGCTCCCCCCGATGAACCTACGGACTGGGTCATTGATGCTGAGATACCGTGCACGAGTGATCTACTTGTACAACTCCAAGAATTTTGCCAGAGCCCTGAAGCGCGGGTCAAGCGGTTCAAGGTCAATAAGGAACTGCGTACACATATTGAAGTAACGATCAAGAAATTACGTTTGGATATGGACCTTGCGACTGAGCGTCAAAATAGGCCTTATACATTGGTCTGTACCAAGAACCGAGCTACTTACAAGCGGAGACTCAAGGAGTATTTCGAAGATGTTCGTTGCATGAACATGCTGTTAATGTTGGTGCCGCGCGAAGGAACGGAAGATGCAGAGTTGGATCGAGTACAGTGCCTTGAGGCAGCCAAGATGGCCAATCAAAGCAGTTAACATCCCGTCGTATAAATATGACGCTTGCGGAGTACGAAAAATGACGGAATACCCACTCCAATCAGAGACTGATTCCAAAGAAAAGACGAAAATGCACGATGGTATCGCTAGATCTTGGAATCTCTGGGGGCAAGTTCTGCTGTAAGGATTGTCTGCATGATCACCTAGATCATGCAGACACCTGCTCTTCTGCTCAGTGATCCGGATGGCAGTCGATCTTTGGGGAGCGTATTTCGCCAGAACTTTCCCTACGCTGAATTAAATACTGGCTAATAGGTACTCTTGGGCGGGATTCAATCAAAGGAGTATGCTGACTCTTTCCATCAATTTTAGTCGTTAGTGTGTATTCATTAACCTTGCTGATATTATCGTTCCCAACCTTGGCTTTAATCATTCAGTTTTTGTTCTGCTCCTTTGACGAGGCCGGTGGATCCCTTTTAACGCGGATGTCTCGCGGTGTAAGTCGCGTGTCTACGACTTCCCGTGACGCTCCGAAGGCCTTAGTGGGCGACCTAAACCATGCATTTACCCCGACTGTAAGGGCTACTCCCTTTCAATGGCATAGTTTTCCACAAGCCAAGTATGCATAGACGGGATGGGAACAAAATGTTCTCCATCACGCTGATCCACCACCCCCTTTTCATTGATGAGATCTACCAACTTTTTCGCTTCACTTCCTCCAAAATGTTCAGCCAGAGTATCCTCAATAATGTCTATGTCAAAAGGGGCGCCAACGGGGATATCCTTAATTACATTCGCTATACAAACGCGGTGTTTTTTTCTCAACTCCTCTACTCGCCCCTTATAGTAGTCAATTTGCCCAGTTCGCCCATATTTTAGTACTACAGACAATCCTTCTGCAGACATTTTTCCATGGTTCTTGCGTAGAAGATCTTTGGCAGCTTCCCCATACGAAACAATATGTTCGGGCCATCCATGGGTTCTGTTTGCAATGGCTTCAATCCATTCAGACGGATCTCCTTTTGCCCCTCCATCTATGACGATAAAGTCCCGAATCACTGCGCGCTCAGCCTCCTTATCCAAAGGTCCCAGCTCTACAAAACATCTCTTTGACATCCTGGAAATTCCTAATTTCCTGAAAGCTGGCCGTGTACCACCCAATCCAGCTGCCAATAATATGACGGATTTTCCCATCTCTCCATTATGGATGGACTCAAGCAAGTCACATGCGTCATGGAAGCGGTCAG is a window from the Rhodothermaceae bacterium genome containing:
- a CDS encoding 2OG-Fe(II) oxygenase → MENQVMEHDQTNKLLTDLLKSIDRPGDYCVGDKLYVPMPQITVDSVGILSFPVSKVQIGALIDVAERAPYGKGTETLLDASVRDCWQIDADQIHVTGGAWPATFKKIMNLVSEGLGIGQGELDAEVYKLLIYEKDGFFAAHRDTEKVPGMIATLTLSLPTLGEGGELVVRHGGHETVYNMSAQEPSELSYAAFYADCLHEVRPVTEGHRISLVFNLFIRSGKKWIGAPEYTTLTEKVRSCLVDWRDHGHTDKLVWLLDHSYSEDGLSFDTLKGTDTAVAQILGEAADGADCDMHAAVLYIHDTGDPEIDYDGDYWGESSTGSTIVELHERVEHLENWVARDGSNPPFGELSLEEIELLPPGATDGAEPDEELLEDYMGNYGPTLDLIYRFAALVVWPKGMTVEIVAKGGIKNAVSWVAMQLNHISDAEMRLLLSKLTDLWPEDRNTYHDRNLPEMLRLLGATEHADIAKDFLNRVVVNHYDGRENETLTHLMPVVGPEWAKEFLPKIVEKWMPEHPKEILFLMTLVDENLGQAESKWRSVGRDMIRSAVTNLRAVLEENTKIREKEQAYQRLHKEIFEHFGSESENEQLLDGSTIRDFFKLALSLNMPQESAQAAVIIADFPKAVTPDRMLPEVLEDLCKIGQVTDTQAYRLLWRQSTDFLLQRSSAPPDEPTDWVIDAEIPCTSDLLVQLQEFCQSPEARVKRFKVNKELRTHIEVTIKKLRLDMDLATERQNRPYTLVCTKNRATYKRRLKEYFEDVRCMNMLLMLVPREGTEDAELDRVQCLEAAKMANQSS
- a CDS encoding ATP-binding protein, which translates into the protein MFKPRSSTSKELSATFDRGPAKYFHGRGDVFEKFDELTRKSEQVKGGSTFIIQGAPGVGKTALLYECEKRAEKNGWHVARIKSGALWDKEKMFRALGFWSLPQLKELSLEISLPQLVKGRVSISKPIRAETSHGLVEKRKEPLLLVLDEAQRLSKSAGLSSDRFHDACDLLESIHNGEMGKSVILLAAGLGGTRPAFRKLGISRMSKRCFVELGPLDKEAERAVIRDFIVIDGGAKGDPSEWIEAIANRTHGWPEHIVSYGEAAKDLLRKNHGKMSAEGLSVVLKYGRTGQIDYYKGRVEELRKKHRVCIANVIKDIPVGAPFDIDIIEDTLAEHFGGSEAKKLVDLINEKGVVDQRDGEHFVPIPSMHTWLVENYAIERE